A region from the Arthrobacter gengyunqii genome encodes:
- a CDS encoding lysophospholipid acyltransferase family protein: MGVYDLTRASTRGLIASLCRPTVIGLENVPATGPFIVAANHLSFLDSVLTQALMPRPVAFFAKAEYFTGTGVKGAAMRTFFEGVGSIPVERGQQAASVAALKTLLDRLEDGSGIGIYPEGTRSRDGLLYRGRTGVGWLALTSGAPVVPVGLIGTENLQPAGKKWVKPQHFTMKVGRPLYFSKTGPDHALPARRQATDRVMDAIAELTGQERAGSYNQNKAEG, encoded by the coding sequence ATGGGAGTCTATGACCTGACGCGGGCGTCCACCCGCGGGCTGATTGCATCATTGTGCCGGCCCACCGTCATTGGGCTGGAAAATGTGCCGGCAACCGGCCCCTTCATTGTTGCGGCGAACCATTTGTCCTTCCTAGACAGCGTCCTCACCCAGGCCCTGATGCCCCGGCCCGTGGCCTTCTTCGCCAAGGCCGAATACTTCACCGGCACGGGCGTCAAGGGTGCCGCAATGCGCACCTTCTTCGAAGGGGTGGGCTCCATTCCGGTGGAGCGCGGCCAGCAGGCGGCGTCCGTGGCAGCCCTCAAGACGCTGCTGGACCGGCTTGAAGACGGTTCCGGAATAGGCATCTACCCCGAGGGAACCAGGTCGCGGGACGGGCTCCTGTACCGCGGCCGCACCGGCGTTGGCTGGCTGGCGCTGACCTCCGGGGCGCCGGTGGTCCCCGTGGGCCTGATCGGCACCGAAAACCTGCAGCCTGCCGGTAAAAAGTGGGTCAAGCCGCAGCACTTCACCATGAAAGTGGGCCGGCCGCTGTACTTCTCCAAGACCGGTCCGGACCATGCCCTGCCCGCCCGCCGGCAGGCGACGGACCGGGTCATGGACGCGATTGCGGAACTCACCGGGCAGGAGCGCGCCGGCAGCTACAACCAAAATAAGGCCGAGGGATAG
- a CDS encoding HAD hydrolase-like protein — protein sequence MKESRLLVLFDLDGTLVDPAGSITGGISAALAACGLPVPAPADLQRMVGPALAVSLRDIAGVPDERLPEVIARYRAGYSAKGMAQSRPYPGIREVLEQLRAAGARLAVATQKPEPLAVDLLRVQGLLDLFDSVHGSPADEQAGAELDGKRTIIRAALIRHAGSFDSAVMVGDRMHDVHGAADNALDCIGVAWGFAADGELETEGAAAVVHSAGELLTELDRFRVQERTCANGSL from the coding sequence GTGAAAGAATCCCGGCTCTTAGTGCTCTTCGACCTTGACGGAACTCTGGTGGATCCGGCGGGCAGCATCACCGGCGGCATCAGCGCCGCCCTGGCCGCCTGCGGCCTGCCCGTCCCGGCCCCTGCGGATCTGCAGCGCATGGTCGGCCCGGCGCTGGCTGTTTCGCTCCGGGACATTGCCGGTGTTCCGGACGAACGCCTGCCCGAGGTTATTGCCCGTTACCGGGCCGGTTATTCCGCGAAGGGCATGGCGCAGAGCCGTCCCTATCCCGGCATCCGGGAAGTCCTGGAGCAGCTGCGGGCAGCAGGTGCCCGGCTGGCCGTCGCAACGCAGAAACCCGAACCGCTGGCTGTTGACCTGCTGCGGGTTCAGGGCCTCTTGGATCTCTTCGATTCGGTGCATGGTTCGCCGGCGGATGAGCAGGCCGGTGCGGAGCTGGACGGCAAGCGGACGATCATCCGTGCCGCCCTCATCCGCCACGCCGGCAGCTTCGACAGCGCAGTCATGGTGGGGGACCGGATGCATGACGTGCACGGTGCCGCCGACAACGCCCTGGACTGCATTGGCGTGGCCTGGGGTTTCGCCGCCGACGGCGAGCTGGAAACCGAAGGTGCTGCCGCCGTCGTGCACTCTGCCGGCGAACTGCTGACGGAACTGGACCGCTTCCGCGTGCAGGAAAGGACCTGCGCGAATGGGAGTCTATGA